A single Phoenix dactylifera cultivar Barhee BC4 chromosome 1, palm_55x_up_171113_PBpolish2nd_filt_p, whole genome shotgun sequence DNA region contains:
- the LOC120111858 gene encoding uncharacterized protein LOC120111858, giving the protein MGQKSGPDESAQQVDHGLARGQSPSPMKRARSPHKPSPALGAGPAQGLSRTASSSSFDGREGRWREIGRRHFRSASLPPARAPARLKPKLTGGPGRGVVESPSALQPSASPVEGGAASGGMEPMREGKSTAEPVAGPEADGLCSARAVLPPPPSPDAGGSTSSRSVRLTRGALMMPVAAADVGGPARVEGGEGGEAFMVELGNEKGVSCLSAETVASASHALSTTVQAGRTGSEELGSPTTESSFNLPVGAVVTRGVSGGSRQGSPILDHGRVVDLLRASIQEGKLAPGAEGEPNELLWVLCGVYASTDYRVRRTLWGELTSLLTQGVPTMVVGDFNCILSSEEKRGGRQYSDSVDRREFREFVGRNGLVDLGFSGPRFTWCNNQSGQARVWERIDRAIASPDWIQRFPAYQVSHLARIASDHCPLLISTEARSVHHSPFRFEKLWLSYPQSWDVVREAWSVPVRGDAMQRVSRRLELTKRRLRRWNRETVGNIFRRLEEVEAVILDAQGREDRGEDLTEADMVDLRRSLASHHSLLRQQEIFWRQKSRIQWVKDGDRNTCFFHRSTVIRRQRNMIRSLRVEAGHWVEEDSAVRQVLVDFFRSRWTEDGGILKTGLLPRSEIRVDESENTALIRPVSEMEVQEAVWGLAEDKAPGPDGFPPFFFRRYWCIIRRAVVEAVQFYFTHVRMADDWKATFITLIPKRVDASEPSHYRPISLCTTLYKVVARIMVGRMKSLMPRIISREQGAFVGGRSISDNILLAQEMMGDLQRASRRRCLMAVKLDMERAYDRIRWDFLRRALESLGFHQVWIDWILGCVQGPSFSILVNGTPSPFFRATMGLRQGCPLSPFLFIICSDVLSRAMHAACGNRELAPYCPAPGAQPLSHLLFADDCLLLARARVSDARALQGVLTEYCVMSGQRVNLQKSTIFFSPSTEGRVRREIRATMGIQEQTGALVYLGVPITGRRLRVAECATLLERVRSRLEGWRASSLSMMGRLTLIRSVLSSMPIYLMAHTVVPKTVLVGIERLMRSFLWGSYRGGHGIHLVAWERVCLLLREGGLGVQSLLVRREALLARRAAQLVLEPLGHWSQVMIARYGRAGLEGQAIGRRRRSFMWREFGRYVPMALAHSRWLIGDGRSVDVMEDPWVDAVPLRLWPTTISIEVGEGLRVSDLLRPGEAEWDGDRLGHLFGEHLVEQVRSIPLPGSAGPDVRVWSTTSRASVGIGEVARLLQSGSQLGIDCGWVWRFGLHQRVALFLWKVAWERLPTCSVLCRRGLSLSPSCPDCEVEESVDHVLFHCVWARGVWSLTGILGATWSGRDLFLEEVRLWASAPQTRGLAIRASCTAYQIWLARNARVFGSVNALMESKGGKKKSSSSSLQYEVPLGYSIEEVRPKGGIKKFHSAAYSNCTRKPS; this is encoded by the exons GCGGGGCCTGAAGCTGATGGGCTGTGCTCTGCTAGGGCggtgctccccccccccccctccccggaTGCCGGAGGCTCCACGTCGAGCCGGTCGGTTCGGTTGACTCGGGGCGCGCTGATGATGCCGGTGGCGGCGGCTGATGTTGGTGGACCGGCTCGTGTCGAAGGAGGAGAGGGTGGTGAAGCTTTCATGGTGGAGCTGGGCAACGAGAAGGGAGTTTCTTGCCTCTCTGCAGAGACTGTGGCGAGTGCTTCCCATGCTCTGTCGACCACTGTTCAAGCCGGGAGAACTGGTTCGGAGGAGCTGGGCAGTCCGACCACAGAGAGCAGCTTCAATTTGCCAGTTGGGGCGGTGGTGACAAGGGGTGTGTCCGGGGGCTCGAGACAGGGGTCTCCGATTTTGGATCATGGGAGGGTTGTTGACCTGCTGAGAGCCTCAATCCAGGAAGGCAAGCTGGCTCCTGGTGCGGAGGGAG AACCGAATGAACTCCTGTGGGTGTTGTGCGGGGTTTATGCTAGTACCGATTATAGGGTAAGGAGAACTCTTTGGGGAGAACTGACTAGTCTGCTGACCCAGGGAGTACCAACAATGGTAGTAGGGGACTTTAACTGCATCTTAAGctcagaggagaagagaggaggtagACAATACTCTGATTCGGTGGATAGAAGGGAGTTTCGTGAGTTTGTGGGGAGGAATGGATTGGTGGACCTCGGCTTTTCTGGACCTCGTTTCACCTGGTGCAATAATCAATCTGGGCAGGCTAGAGTGTGGGAGCGGATCGACAGGGCCATTGCATCCCCAGACTGGATCCAGCGTTTTCCTGCCTACCAGGTTAGTCATCTAGCTCGGATTGCTTCTGACCACTGCCCTCTCTTGATATCGACAGAGGCAAGATCGGTGCATCATAGCCCCTTCCGCTTTGAGAAGTTGTGGTTGTCATATCCCCAGTCATGGGATGTAGTCAGGGAGGCGTGGAGTGTGCCAGTACGAGGGGATGCCATGCAGAGGGTGTCACGCAGGTTGGAGCTCACCAAACGCCGTCTTCGGCGTTGGAACCGGGAGACTGTCGGCAATATCTTTAGGAGgttggaggaggtggaggcagtGATTTTGGACGCCCAGGGGAGGGAGGATCGAGGAGAGGACCTTACGGAGGCCGATATGGTGGATCTGCGGCGATCATTAGCTTCCCACCATTCCTTGTTGCGCCAGCAGGAGATCTTTTGGAGACAGAAGTCCAGAATTCAGTGGGTTAAGGATGGTGACCGGAATACTTGTTTTTTTCACCGATCGACAGTTATtagaaggcaaagaaatatgatCCGGTCCTTGAGGGTTGAGGCGGGCCACTGGGTGGAGGAGGATTCGGCAGTTAGACAGGTATTAGTCGACTTTTTCAGGTCCAGATGGACTGAGGATGGGGGGATACTTAAGACGGGTCTACTTCCCCGGTCGGAGATCAGAGTGGATGAGTCAGAGAATACAGCCTTGATTCGGCCAGTGTCAGAGATGGAGGTGCAGGAGGCGGTTTGGGGTCTGGCAGAGGATAAGGCCCCTGGACCGGATGGCTTCCCACCATTCTTCTTCCGTAGATATTGGTGTATTATTCGAAGGGCAGTGGTGGAGGCAGTACAGTTTTACTTTACCCATGTAAGGATGGCAGATGATTGGAAGGCCACCTTTATCACATTGATACCGAAGCGTGTGGACGCTTCGGAACCGAGTCATTATAGACCCATCAGCTTGTGTACCACCTTGTACAAGGTGGTGGCGAGGATCATGGTGGGGAGGATGAAGAGCCTGATGCCACGGATCATTAGCCGGGAGCAGGGAGCCTTTGTGGGGGGGAGGAGTATCTCAGACAACATTTTACTGGCTCAGGAGATGATGGGGGATCTGCAGCGAGCCTCTAGGAGGCGATGTTTGATGGCAGTGAAATTAGACATGGAGCGAGCCTATGACCGGATCCGGTGGGACTTCCTGCGGAGGGCACTAGAGAGTCTTGGTTTCCACCAGGTTTGGATTGATTGGATTCTTGGATGTGTGCAGGGGCCTAGCTTCTCTATTCTGGTCAACGGCACGCCATCGCCCTTCTTCCGTGCTACTATGGGACTTCGCCAGGGATGTCCTCTGTCCCCATTTCTGTTTATTATTTGCTCGGATGTTCTTTCCCGGGCTATGCATGCTGCTTGTGGGAACCGGGAGCTGGCACCCTATTGCCCAGCCCCGGGTGCCCAACCTCTCTCACACTTATTATTTGCAGATGACTGCCTCCTACTCGCCAGGGCGCGGGTGTCGGATGCCAGAGCCCTCCAGGGCGTACTGACAGAGTATTGTGTGATGTCTGGGCAGAGGGTTAATCTACAAAAGTCCACTATCTTTTTCAGCCCTAGCACTGAGGGGAGGGTGCGCCGGGAGATCAGGGCGACTATGGGGATACAGGAGCAGACGGGGGCCCTGGTGTATCTTGGGGTTCCTATCACAGGGAGGAGGTTACGGGTGGCAGAGTGCGCCACCTTATTGGAGAGGGTGCGGAGCAGACTAGAGGGATGGAGGGCATCGTCTCTCTCTATGATGGGGAGATTGACGTTGATCAGGTCAGTTCTGTCTTCCATGCCTATTTACTTGATGGCTCACACAGTGGTGCCAAAGACTGTGCTGGTGGGGATTGAGCGGCTTATGCGGAGCTTTCTTTGGGGCTCCTACCGGGGGGGCCATGGGATACATTTGGTGGCTTGGGAGAGAGTGTGTTTACTACTGAGGGAGGGTGGGCTGGGGGTGCAGTCACTCTTGGTGCGACGCGAGGCTCTTTTGGCACGGAGGGCGGCACAGCTTGTCCTGGAGCCGCTCGGTCACTGGAGCCAGGTTATGATAGCCAGGTATGGCCGAGCGGGTCTCGAGGGCCAGGCGATAGGACGGCGGAGGAGATCCTTTATGTGGCGAGAGTTTGGGAGGTATGTGCCTATGGCCCTGGCGCATTCGAGGTGGCTGATCGGCGACGGGCGGAGTGTTGATGTGATGGAGGATCCATGGGTGGATGCAGTTCCTTTGAGACTATGGCCGACGACTATTAGCATTGAGGTGGGGGAGGGACTCCGAGTTTCTGATCTTCTCCGGCCGGGAGAGGCAGAGTGGGATGGTGACAGGCTGGGCCATCTATTTGGAGAGCACCTAGTTGAGCAGGTTCGGTCGATTCCCCTTCCGGGATCAGCAGGTCCAGATGTCAGGGTCTGGAGCACTACCTCTCGAGCGAGTGTTGGGATCGGAGAGGTTGCCAGGCTCCTTCAGTCAGGCTCACAGTTGGGCATAGATTGTGGCTGGGTGTGGAGGTTTGGGCTACACCAGCGGGTTGCTCTCTTCCtgtggaaggtggcctgggagcGGTTGCCGACATGCTCAGTGTTGTGCAGACGAGGTTTGAGCCTTTCCCCCTCTTGTCCAGACTGCGAGGTGGAGGAGTCGGTGGATCATGTTTTATTCCACTGCGTATGGGCGAGAGGGGTTTGGAGCTTGACTGGGATTCTGGGGGCCACCTGGAGTGGGAGAGATCTCTTCCTGGAGGAGGTTCGGCTGTGGGCTAGTGCACCTCAGACACGGGGATTGGCTATCCGGGCGTCTTGTACAGCGTACCAGATATGGCTGGCCAGGAACGCCCGAGTGTTTG GAAGTGTGAATGCTTTAATGGAGTCAAAAGGTGGCAAGAAGAAGTCCAGCAGTAGTTCCTTACAGTATGAAGTTCCCCTTGGCTATAGCATTGAGGAAGTTCGACCAAAGGGTGGAATAAAGAAGTTCCATTCTGCTGCTTACTCCAAT TGCACGAGGAAGCCATCTTGA
- the LOC103709801 gene encoding S-adenosylmethionine decarboxylase proenzyme gives MAVLPVYDMGSPLASPIGFEGYEKRLEITFSEAPLFVDPLGQGLRALTRAQIDSILEPAQCTIVAQLSNKDFDSYVLSESSLFVYPYKIILKTCGTTKLLLSIPRILELAEELSLTVLSAKYSRGTFISPSAQPAPHRSFSEEVAILNQFFGGLASGGNAYVIGDPASSNGNWHIYYAAGKPELPMVTLEMCMTGLNSKKASIFYKNLVDGHSSTANEMTKLSGISEIIPEMEICDFEFDPCGYSMNGINGLALSTIHVTPENGFSYASYEAMGFNPDRVVYGDLIKRVLHCFDPSEFSVAVTIFGGRGQAGTWGKMVDVNGYTCKDLVEQELAGGGLLMYQTFSASKLKAVSPRCVLRCWDGQYGGGEGWERYQVGLSRL, from the coding sequence ATGGCAGTCTTACCAGTGTATGACATGGGTTCTCCTCTAGCCTCACCAATCGGGTTTGAGGGCTATGAGAAGCGTCTTGAGATCACCTTCTCTGAAGCACCTCTTTTTGTGGATCCACTTGGGCAGGGTCTGCGTGCCCTTACTCGTGCCCAGATTGACTCCATTTTGGAACCAGCACAGTGCACCATTGTTGCGCAGCTCTCGAACAAGGATTTCGATTCCTATGTCCTCTCTGAATCGAGCCTGTTTGTGTACCCATACAAGATAATCCTCAAAACCTGTGGGACTACAAAGCTCCTTCTATCAATTCCAAGAATTCTTGAACTTGCTGAGGAGCTCTCTCTCACTGTTTTGTCTGCAAAGTACTCAAGAGGGACTTTTATCTCTCCAAGTGCTCAGCCTGCTCCCCATCGTAGTTTCTCAGAGGAGGTTGCAATACTTAATCAATTCTTTGGTGGCCTTGCATCTGGTGGGAATGCTTATGTGATAGGTGATCCGGCATCATCCAATGGGAATTGGCACATCTATTATGCTGCTGGAAAGCCTGAGCTGCCAATGGTTACTCTTGAGATGTGCATGACTGGCTTAAACAGCAAGAAGGCTTCCATCTTCTACAAGAATTTGGTGGATGGTCACTCTTCAACAGCAAATGAGATGACTAAGCTCTCTGGCATTTCTGAGATTATCCCTGAGATGGAGATATGTGACTTTGAATTTGACCCTTGTGGCTACTCAATGAATGGGATTAATGGCCTTGCACTTTCAACAATTCATGTGACACCTGAGAATGGGTTTAGCTATGCTAGCTACGAAGCCATGGGGTTTAACCCTGACAGAGTGGTCTATGGGGACTTGATCAAGAGGGTTCTTCATTGCTTTGATCCCTCTGAGTTTTCTGTGGCAGTCACCATCTTTGGTGGACGTGGGCAAGCTGGCACTTGGGGAAAGATGGTTGATGTCAATGGCTACACTTGCAAGGATCTGGTGGAGCAGGAGCTTGCTGGTGGTGGGCTGTTGATGTATCAGACCTTCTCTGCTTCCAAGCTGAAGGCAGTTTCACCAAGGTGTGTCCTACGTTGCTGGGATGGTCAgtatggaggaggagaaggctggGAGAGATACCAGGTTGGGCTTTCGAGATTATAA
- the LOC103709802 gene encoding probable GDP-L-fucose synthase 1, with protein sequence MGSLDADTTTTTTTVGSFHSDKSAKVFVAGHRGLVGSAVHRKLESLGFTNLLLRTHAELDLTRQFAIESFFAAEQPRYVILAAAKVGGIHANSTFPADFIAVNLQIQTNVVDAALRCGSVRKLLFLGSSCIYPKLAPQPIPESALLSGPLEPTNEWYAVAKIAGIKMCQAYRLQHRLDAISAMPTNLYGPFDNFHPENSHVLPALIRRFHEAKISGAKDVVVWGTGSPLREFLHVDDLADAVVFLMDRYSGLEHVNVGSGKEVSIKELAEMVKEVVGFQGELVWDATKPDGTPRKLMDSSRLAGMGWEAKISLKDGLVNTYKWYVENVAKQQQQ encoded by the exons ATGGGAAGCCTCGACGCAg ataccaccaccaccaccaccactgtGGGCTCCTTCCACTCGGACAAGTCCGCCAAGGTGTTCGTCGCCGGCCACCGTGGGCTCGTCGGCTCCGCCGTCCACCGGAAGCTGGAATCCCTGGGCTTCACCAACCTCCTCCTCCGCACCCACGCGGAGCTGGACCTCACCCGCCAGTTCGCTATCGAGTCCTTCTTCGCCGCCGAGCAGCCCCGCTACGTGATCCTCGCCGCCGCCAAGGTCGGTGGCATCCACGCCAACTCCACTTTCCCCGCCGACTTCATCGCCGTCAACCTCCAGATCCAGACCAACGTCGTGGACGCCGCCCTCCGGTGCGGCTCTGTCCGCAAGCTCCTCTTCCTGGGCTCTTCCTGCATCTACCCCAAGCTCGCCCCCCAGCCCATCCCCGAGTCTGCCCTCCTCTCTGGCCCTCTCGAGCCCACCAACGAGTGGTACGCCGTCGCCAAGATCGCCGGCATCAAGATGTGCCAGGCCTACCGCCTCCAGCACCGCCTCGACGCCATCTCCGCTATGCCCACCAACCTCTACGGCCCCTTCGACAACTTCCACCCGGAGAACTCCCACGTCCTCCCCGCCCTCATCCGCCGCTTCCACGAGGCCAAGATCTCCGGCGCCAAGGATGTCGTGGTCTGGGGCACTGGATCCCCTCTCAGGGAGTTCCTCCACGTCGACGATCTTGCTGATGCTGTCGTCTTCTTGATGGACCGCTACTCGGGCCTGGAACACGTGAATGTCGGCAGCGGGAAGGAGGTGAGCATCAAAGAGCTGGCGGAGATGGTGAAGGAGGTGGTCGGGTTCCAAGGGGAGCTGGTCTGGGATGCCACGAAGCCGGATGGGACCCCGAGGAAGCTCATGGACAGCTCGAGGCTGGCAGGGATGGGGTGGGAGGCGAAGATCTCGCTCAAGGATGGGCTCGTCAATACCTACAAGTGGTATGTGGAGAACGTAgcaaagcagcagcagcagtaa